One window of the Tubulanus polymorphus chromosome 11, tnTubPoly1.2, whole genome shotgun sequence genome contains the following:
- the LOC141913027 gene encoding transmembrane protein 237-like, with protein sequence MADDDSNKLDGIRRKLPPLAGTGEGAGPAEPTENKPKTKRKKKRPTSASKPDENSANLDETKDASEKVPTPRKKKPAVGGKKGAKKQPPDGEDKSMTATDGEEPIKKKRTRPRSKMRDEDRDGATTPDDELDETPRRRKRSPRRKTKEPHGSQNSLLSGADQTGETAGEKPKKKRVKKKKPVEASGDEESHENQGLAAELADLKDDIIVDKPKETEDEDEEEDEDESSKPQTTAAALKSQPVGRLFIEERGGFRSENKDKLARKWEELQSQLDDEYLDQPDRTTLALALTTHKVIQTFSLFCHGLLAGFAFWHCIMVFVLALNFDYIDFLKHYQRVALPTQALYYLLFIICTVSAFDRYDIGRPTRLFFLRCITLQSGAISCIVYFITMMLSLSIAAIDDKINLFEDINNTLWSSQQESEATLNTWRIMNALRAAGAVFGWIIITIQPVNDRLRKNLESTDSIISGAENKNVMISAA encoded by the exons atgGCGGACGATGATAGCAACAAACTGGACGGAATTCGTCGAAAATTGCCCCCTTTAGCGGGTACAGGCGAGGGCGCAGGACCCGCAGAACCGACAGAAAATAAACCGAAAacaaagagaaagaaaaaacgTCCAACTTCAGCCAGTAAACCGGACGAGAATTCGGCTAACCTGGATGAAACTAAAGATGCCAGCGAAAAAGTGCCAACTCCTCGTAAAAAGAAACCCGCTGTTGGTGGCAAGAAAGGTGCAAAGAAACAACCGCCAGACGGCGAAGACAAATCAATGACGGCAACCGACGGCGAAGAACCGATAAAGAAAAAACGAACGAGACCAAGAAGTAAAATGAGAGACGAAGATAGGGATGGAGCAACGACACCCGACGATGAGTTAGATGAGACGCCGCGACGACGGAAACGATCTCCACGCAGAAAAACTAAA GAACCACACGGGAGTCAGAATAGTTTATTGAGTGGTGCTGATCAAACCGGCGAAACAGCCGGAGAGAAACCGAAAAAGAAGAGAGtcaaaaagaagaaaccaGTAGAAGCTTCCGG AGATGAAGAGTCGCATGAAAATCAGGGATTAGCGGCGGAATTAGCCGATCTGAAAGACGACATCATCGTCGACAAACCGAAAGAAACCGAGGATGAAGATGAAGAGGAGGATGAGGATGAATCGTCGAAGCCTCAAACGACGGCTGCTGCTCTGAAGAGTCAACCGGTCGGGCGTTTATTCATCGAGGAAAGAG GTGGATTTCGCAGCGAGAACAAAGATAAACTGGCTCGAAAGTGGGAGGAATTACAGTCTCAACTAGACGACGAATACCTAGATCAACCGGACCGGACGACGCTGGCACTGGCGCTGACTACGCACAAGGTTATCCAGACGTTTTCTCTATTCTGTCACGGGTTGCTGGCCGGTTTCGCGTTCTGGCATTGCATCATGGTGTTCGTGTTGGCTTTGAATTTCGATTACATCGACTTTTTGAAACACTATCAACGCGTCGCTTTACCTACGCAAGCTCTCTACTACTTACTGTTTATCATTTGTACAGTTTCCGCCTTCGATCG CTATGATATCGGCCGACCGACGCGACTGTTTTTCTTGCGCTGCATCACGTTACAATCCGGCGCGATTTCGTGCATCGTTTATTTCATCACGATGATGTTGAGTTTGAGTATCGCGGcgatcgatgataaaatcaacTTGTTCGAGGATATCAACAACACTTTATGGAGTTCGCAACAG GAATCTGAAGCGACGTTGAATACGTGGAGAATAATGAACGCGCTACGAGCTGCGGGAGCTGTTTTCGGTTGGATAATAATCACTATTCAACCGGTGAACGATCGATTGCGTAAAAACCTCGAGTCTACCGATAGTATTATCAGTGGAGCCGAAAACAAGAATGTAATGATATCTGCGGCTTGA